The Lujinxingia sediminis genome contains a region encoding:
- a CDS encoding YraN family protein, protein MSVGSGDWIEREDVEQLGLAGEALARAYLEQKGWSIEAQNVRSRYGELDLVACKARPGEDPIVAFVEVKSRRRCDRFSPTLAVSYRKRRTIARLAHRYICQRRRTGVRYRFDVITVDFGKRPAAIVHIEGAFDAQGNTC, encoded by the coding sequence ATGAGTGTTGGAAGTGGGGACTGGATCGAACGCGAGGATGTCGAGCAGCTGGGACTTGCCGGCGAGGCGTTGGCGCGCGCGTATCTGGAGCAAAAGGGATGGTCGATTGAGGCACAAAATGTGCGCTCACGTTACGGCGAACTCGATCTGGTCGCATGTAAAGCACGCCCCGGGGAGGACCCGATTGTCGCCTTCGTGGAGGTCAAGAGTCGCCGCCGTTGTGATCGCTTCTCACCGACTCTGGCGGTGAGTTACCGCAAGCGGCGTACCATCGCGCGTCTGGCTCATCGCTACATCTGCCAGCGTCGACGTACCGGCGTGCGCTATCGTTTTGACGTCATCACAGTCGACTTCGGCAAACGCCCGGCCGCAATCGTTCATATTGAAGGGGCATTTGATGCGCAGGGAAACACCTGCTGA
- a CDS encoding ribonuclease HII encodes MSQQALFTATPPEIGELERELRERGHLHIIGVDEAGRGPLAGPVHAAACWWTLSVDDASDWPGLNDSKKMQEADREVLYDALCAQPRRVAMAAASAERIDAINILQATFEAMRHAVHQLVEVREQRPDLIVVDGNMLIPDVDLPQVAVVKGDARSFAIAAASVVAKVSRDRLMREAEVRWPGYGFEGHKGYGTAAHRKAIATLGPCPLHRKSFKGVREFVGISTDLP; translated from the coding sequence ATGAGTCAGCAGGCCCTTTTTACCGCGACGCCTCCCGAGATCGGTGAGCTGGAGCGTGAGCTTCGTGAGCGGGGACACCTGCACATCATAGGGGTCGATGAGGCGGGTCGCGGACCGCTTGCCGGCCCGGTGCACGCCGCGGCTTGTTGGTGGACGCTCAGTGTGGACGATGCTTCGGATTGGCCCGGCCTCAACGACTCTAAGAAGATGCAGGAGGCCGATCGCGAAGTTCTCTACGACGCCCTCTGTGCGCAACCCCGACGCGTGGCGATGGCTGCCGCCAGTGCCGAGCGTATCGACGCGATCAACATTCTTCAGGCCACCTTTGAGGCGATGCGCCACGCGGTGCACCAACTTGTCGAAGTTCGCGAGCAGCGCCCCGACCTCATCGTCGTCGATGGCAACATGCTCATACCCGATGTCGATCTTCCCCAGGTTGCGGTGGTCAAAGGCGATGCGCGTAGCTTTGCCATAGCAGCGGCCAGCGTCGTTGCCAAAGTCTCCCGAGATCGCTTGATGCGAGAGGCCGAAGTGCGATGGCCCGGATATGGTTTTGAGGGGCACAAGGGTTACGGAACGGCCGCCCACCGCAAAGCGATTGCCACACTCGGTCCCTGCCCGCTGCACCGAAAGAGTTTTAAAGGCGTGCGCGAATTTGTCGGGATCTCAACCGATTTGCCTTGA
- the rplS gene encoding 50S ribosomal protein L19, translated as MELLKKIAAAHLREDHPDFRPGDTVRVHLLIREGEKERVQVYEGVVLGRSGAGVEETVTVRKISNGVGVERIFPIHSPRIEKIEVASIGRVRRAKLYYLRERAGKSARIRTKRARKGGL; from the coding sequence ATGGAATTGCTCAAGAAAATCGCCGCAGCTCACCTGCGTGAAGATCACCCGGACTTCCGTCCTGGCGACACCGTCCGCGTCCACCTGCTCATTCGCGAAGGCGAAAAAGAGCGCGTCCAGGTTTACGAAGGCGTGGTGCTTGGCCGCAGCGGCGCCGGCGTCGAAGAGACCGTGACCGTGCGCAAGATCTCCAACGGTGTTGGCGTGGAGCGTATCTTCCCGATCCACAGCCCGCGCATCGAGAAGATCGAGGTCGCCTCGATCGGTCGCGTGCGTCGCGCCAAGCTCTACTACCTGCGCGAGCGCGCCGGCAAGAGCGCCCGGATTCGCACCAAGCGCGCGCGCAAGGGCGGGCTTTAA
- a CDS encoding NAD-dependent epimerase/dehydratase family protein produces MATKKTTSDRRAMVVGAAGGLGVHLVRALSEAGWEVVAVDRRELTATGRESLLEGSPNITWHQLEGRDEAIGELMAGCQAVINAAATVNISEPYRALALDNVELPRRLYMSARDAGVEQVVQISCASVYDGERGVRTEDSPVDPYNDYERTKIEAEHELEALRAGGGPALTILRPGLLYGPGCTEMSAGLVTVVAILRDLASYLPGLRGGPRTNWCHAADVASAVMVALTHPEGRDTTLNVGDDTALSFGEVLTSIAEGYGIDLGPSVPMPTVTFWAMVSPLIDNDFAFGRMRGLLRLLWKRIQREHRLSSPLRPRLDRSALFYVREDAVMVSEKLRQLGWAPAWKDFRQGIVPTIRWYQQAGWVPRFDTEALQERRDGRVGSQYTFEEQVSGELEGSRRVSEVRAALVVTLEQWPAPPMRHEGCVEGTLSISGLALEAPLLGTVVLDYGPLPTMRYEFGFKDDEGRAHRLSFTRAMTLPHPLCSWSSARGDLIDQWGDTLGRVTLNDEGEARPRAWLGVRA; encoded by the coding sequence ATGGCAACAAAGAAGACAACATCAGATCGTCGGGCGATGGTGGTGGGAGCCGCCGGCGGGTTGGGCGTACACCTGGTGCGCGCATTGAGTGAGGCCGGTTGGGAGGTTGTTGCGGTGGATCGCCGCGAGCTGACCGCGACCGGCAGGGAGTCGTTGCTCGAAGGCTCCCCAAACATCACCTGGCACCAGCTCGAAGGCCGCGATGAAGCGATCGGCGAGTTGATGGCGGGATGCCAGGCGGTGATCAACGCCGCGGCCACGGTGAACATCTCCGAGCCCTACCGTGCGCTGGCGTTAGACAACGTGGAGTTGCCTCGCCGGCTCTACATGAGCGCACGTGATGCCGGCGTGGAGCAGGTCGTGCAGATCAGCTGCGCCTCGGTGTACGACGGCGAGCGCGGGGTTCGCACCGAAGACTCTCCGGTCGACCCGTATAACGACTATGAACGCACCAAGATCGAGGCGGAGCACGAGCTGGAGGCGTTGCGCGCGGGCGGCGGTCCGGCGCTTACGATCCTGCGCCCCGGCCTGCTCTATGGGCCGGGCTGTACCGAGATGAGCGCGGGACTTGTGACGGTGGTGGCGATTCTTCGCGACCTTGCCAGCTACCTGCCCGGGCTTCGGGGCGGGCCGCGCACCAACTGGTGCCATGCGGCGGACGTGGCCAGTGCGGTGATGGTCGCGCTGACCCACCCCGAGGGACGCGACACGACCCTTAATGTGGGCGATGATACCGCGCTTAGCTTCGGCGAGGTGCTCACCTCGATCGCCGAGGGCTACGGCATCGACCTGGGCCCCTCGGTTCCCATGCCCACGGTGACCTTCTGGGCGATGGTCAGCCCGCTGATCGATAACGACTTTGCCTTCGGGCGGATGCGCGGTCTTCTGCGACTTTTGTGGAAGCGCATTCAGCGCGAACATAGGCTCAGCAGCCCGCTCAGGCCCCGACTCGACCGTAGCGCACTCTTCTACGTTCGCGAAGATGCGGTGATGGTCTCCGAGAAGTTGCGACAGCTGGGGTGGGCACCGGCCTGGAAGGACTTTCGTCAGGGCATTGTCCCGACGATCCGCTGGTATCAGCAGGCCGGTTGGGTGCCTCGTTTTGATACGGAGGCGCTCCAGGAGCGGCGCGACGGTCGTGTGGGCAGTCAGTACACCTTTGAAGAGCAGGTCAGCGGAGAACTTGAAGGAAGCCGCCGAGTCAGCGAGGTTCGCGCCGCGCTGGTGGTCACCCTGGAGCAATGGCCCGCCCCGCCGATGCGACACGAGGGTTGTGTGGAGGGCACACTTTCGATCTCGGGCCTTGCCCTGGAAGCCCCCCTTCTGGGCACGGTCGTGCTCGACTACGGCCCTCTTCCCACGATGCGCTACGAATTTGGATTCAAAGATGACGAGGGACGCGCCCATCGCCTGAGCTTCACCCGCGCGATGACGCTGCCGCACCCTCTCTGCTCCTGGAGTTCGGCGCGTGGCGATCTCATCGATCAGTGGGGCGACACGCTTGGGCGCGTTACGCTCAACGATGAAGGTGAAGCCAGGCCACGCGCATGGCTGGGAGTACGCGCGTGA
- a CDS encoding KamA family radical SAM protein produces the protein MSTQRFDPGPLPSLPSSYERRPRRFEHIDAQTWESWHWQHQNRLRRPEHFEDVLELSAGEREAFQKSAQRFRVAVTPHYAALMSGSNPGCGVRQQGLPQPGELRNYDFELEDPLAEEAHMPVPGITHRYPDRVLFYVSHHCPVYCRHCTRKRKVSDPTTAAARDQLAQGLEYIRTTPTARDVVVSGGDPLTLSDERLGEVLRALRAIDHVEVIRLGTRNPVTLPQRITPELCEILREVRPVYVHTHFNHPDELSQESARALRMLLDAGCVLGNQMVLLRGVNDRPETVMELNRQLLRLGCRPYYMLQCDMAQGISHFRTPLQTGLTIMKHLRGRIGGMGVPHFVVDLPGGGGKVELVPDHIVSTRESPWGQVVAFSNSEGERFEFVDVDPTRLERDDER, from the coding sequence GTGAGCACTCAACGCTTTGATCCCGGTCCCCTACCCTCGCTGCCCTCCTCGTATGAGCGGCGCCCCAGGCGCTTCGAACACATCGATGCGCAAACCTGGGAGAGCTGGCACTGGCAACACCAGAACCGTCTGCGGCGGCCCGAGCATTTTGAAGATGTTCTGGAGCTGAGCGCTGGCGAGCGCGAGGCTTTTCAGAAGAGCGCGCAGCGCTTTCGGGTAGCGGTCACGCCGCACTATGCGGCGTTGATGTCAGGTAGCAATCCCGGCTGCGGCGTGCGCCAGCAGGGCCTTCCACAACCCGGCGAGCTTCGAAACTACGACTTTGAGCTTGAAGATCCCCTGGCCGAAGAGGCGCATATGCCGGTGCCGGGGATCACGCACCGTTATCCGGATCGAGTGCTCTTCTATGTCTCGCACCATTGCCCGGTGTACTGCCGGCATTGCACGCGCAAGCGCAAGGTCTCCGATCCGACCACCGCAGCGGCCCGCGACCAGCTCGCACAGGGGCTGGAGTACATTCGCACGACCCCCACGGCCCGCGACGTGGTGGTGAGCGGCGGCGATCCCTTGACGCTCTCCGACGAGCGACTCGGCGAGGTTTTAAGGGCGCTGCGCGCCATCGATCATGTGGAGGTGATTCGTCTGGGGACACGCAACCCGGTGACATTGCCGCAGCGCATCACCCCGGAGCTCTGTGAGATCCTGCGCGAGGTGCGCCCGGTCTACGTTCACACCCACTTCAACCATCCCGATGAGCTCAGCCAGGAGAGCGCCCGGGCGTTACGAATGCTCCTGGACGCAGGCTGCGTACTGGGCAACCAGATGGTGCTTTTACGTGGCGTTAACGATCGCCCCGAGACGGTGATGGAGCTTAACCGCCAGCTCTTACGCCTGGGGTGTCGGCCCTACTACATGCTGCAATGCGATATGGCGCAGGGGATCTCCCACTTTCGCACCCCGCTTCAAACCGGGCTGACGATCATGAAGCATCTTCGCGGTCGCATCGGCGGGATGGGCGTACCCCACTTTGTGGTGGATTTGCCCGGAGGTGGCGGCAAGGTGGAGCTTGTGCCCGACCATATCGTGAGCACACGCGAATCGCCCTGGGGTCAGGTCGTCGCCTTCTCGAACTCCGAGGGCGAGCGCTTCGAGTTTGTCGACGTCGACCCCACTCGCCTCGAGCGAGATGACGAGCGCTGA
- a CDS encoding alpha/beta hydrolase, with protein sequence MSRQTPKKRSQHQPTYSWMRRLQEHVVPVGLERTLSEAAIRSAFAGLHTMGLIDVDLGRERFPVKVCRDQRYSDNIHSGAVDIYRPQGARPRAAILYIHGGGFRIGSKDSHWPMPWILARHGYVVFAIDYRLAPEHPYPAALEDARAARVWMHDHRRELSIEGLPWVVAGESSGANVALALGVAHLQPFHERWARSLSEEYPAPTAIIPTCGYLQVSDPQRFERRRDLPAFVTDKLYEASEAYLRTVDPETHPLVDPLVVLETMTSAQRVMPAFFTAVGTADPLLDDTRRLERAAQRLGARTSAHYFKGEFHSFHAFPWRASSRAYWQELLGFLEQVLKRADASRHPDQRSSSRSRRVGSTSTNSKRSPSEFEKATT encoded by the coding sequence ATGAGCAGGCAAACCCCGAAAAAGCGCTCACAGCACCAGCCGACGTACAGCTGGATGCGGCGACTGCAAGAGCATGTGGTGCCGGTGGGGCTGGAGCGCACCCTCTCGGAGGCCGCGATTCGCAGCGCCTTCGCCGGCCTTCACACCATGGGGCTGATCGACGTTGATCTTGGTCGAGAACGTTTCCCGGTCAAGGTCTGTCGCGATCAGCGCTACTCGGACAACATCCATTCAGGTGCCGTCGACATCTATCGCCCTCAGGGGGCGCGTCCTCGCGCGGCGATTCTCTATATTCATGGCGGCGGGTTTCGCATTGGATCCAAAGACAGCCACTGGCCCATGCCCTGGATCCTGGCTCGCCACGGATATGTGGTCTTCGCCATCGACTACCGCCTTGCTCCCGAGCATCCTTATCCGGCGGCGTTGGAAGATGCGCGTGCGGCGAGGGTCTGGATGCATGACCATCGTCGCGAGCTGAGCATCGAGGGGCTTCCCTGGGTGGTCGCCGGGGAATCATCCGGCGCCAATGTGGCCCTGGCGCTGGGCGTGGCACACCTTCAGCCCTTTCATGAGCGATGGGCGCGGAGCCTCAGCGAAGAGTACCCGGCGCCGACGGCGATCATTCCCACCTGCGGCTATCTGCAGGTCTCCGATCCGCAGCGTTTTGAGCGCCGGCGCGATCTTCCGGCCTTTGTGACCGATAAGCTCTACGAGGCTTCCGAGGCATATCTGCGCACTGTCGATCCAGAGACGCATCCTCTGGTCGACCCCCTCGTTGTGCTGGAGACGATGACGTCGGCGCAACGGGTGATGCCCGCGTTCTTCACGGCCGTGGGCACCGCCGATCCCCTTCTGGATGATACGCGACGCCTGGAGCGTGCCGCTCAAAGGCTCGGTGCCCGCACCTCAGCGCATTATTTCAAAGGGGAGTTTCACAGCTTTCACGCCTTTCCCTGGCGAGCCTCCAGCAGGGCATACTGGCAGGAGCTGCTCGGCTTTCTTGAGCAGGTCCTCAAACGCGCCGATGCTTCCCGTCATCCCGATCAGCGCTCGTCATCTCGCTCGAGGCGAGTGGGGTCGACGTCGACAAACTCGAAGCGCTCGCCCTCGGAGTTCGAGAAGGCGACGACCTGA